A region of the Gemmatimonadaceae bacterium genome:
GGCCGGCTGGCGCGTGGGCACGACCTTCCTCGCCCGCCCGGGCGTGCGGCTGCACCTGTCGGCCAGTGAGCGTGCGCGATTCCCGGCGCTGCGTGAGCTGTACAGCGGCGCGCTGAGCCGATTCGATCCCAATCCGCTGCTGCGACCCGAGACGCTGCTGGGCATCGAGGCCGGTGTCACCATGACCGGTGCGGTGCTGGAGCGCCACGGACTGCAGGTCCAGGCCGTCGGCTTCCGCCACCGCCTGGATGATGCCGTGGTGCGCATCACGCTGCCCAGCCGACTCTTCCGGCGGATCAACCGTGACCAGATCCGCAGCGCCGGTTTCGAGGGCGCGGTGAGCTGGTCGCCGCCATCGCTGTCCGGGGTGACGGTCACTGCCGACGGCACGATCCAGCGCATCCGGGTCCACGACAACACCATCACCGGCGACGCCGACAACGCACGTCGTCCCGAGCACAACCCGGAGTTCCGCGGCGCGCTTGCCATCGGCGCACCGATCGTGGCCGGCATCCGGGGCAGCGTGGTCTCGCGTCACACCGGGGCGCAGTACTGCCTGCATCCCGACCTCGGCACCACCGTGAAGCTGGCGGGGCAGACGACCGGCGACGCGGCGCTGTCGCGCGGGTTCGCGCTGCGACGGGGGGGGCTCGTGCAGCGCATCGTCACGACGCTGGCGCTGGACAACGTGGCCAACCGCACCGTGTACGACCAGTGCGGGCTGCCGCAGCCCGGGCGGACCTTCCGCATGGGCTTCGAACTCCGGTAGCCCGCCCGGGCATCGCACGATTCGGGAGGCGCAGCCACGGACCGGCGGCGAGCATGCGGGACCTTCACTTGGAGATCCCGATGCGCGCTGCCAGCTTCCCCGCCATGCCTCTGGTCCAGACGGTCCCGATCGAGCAGACACGCGCCGAGCGCGCGGTGCTGCGCGCACGTGCGCTGCTGGACGACGCGGTGGCACATGGGCGGGAAGGCCGCATTCCGCTGCAGGAACTGGCCGATGCGGTGGAGATGAGCCCGGCGCACCTGCAGCGCCTGTTCACCCAGATCGTGGGCGCCTCACCGGCGGCGTACCTGCGCAGCCGTCGCGCCGAGAGCTTCCGTCGCGCGCTGCGTGACGCGCGCACGGTGAGTGCGGCCACCTTCGATGCCGGCTATGCGGCATCCAGTCGCGCCTACGCCGACGCCACCCACCACCTGGGCATGACACCCAGCGTGTACCGGCGTGGTGGCGAGGGGGCCACGATCCGCTGGGCCGCCGCCGACACCCCGCTCGGGCGGCTGGTGATCGGCGCCACCGACGTGGGCCTCTGCTGGGTGTCGCTGGCGGCCAGCGACGCGGTGCTGGTGGGCGAACTGGCCGCCGAGTTTCCGCGGGCCACCGTGGTGCCCGACGAGCGGGGCGCGCTGGCCCCGATGCTCGAGGCCGTGCTCGCGCGCCTGCGGGGAGACGCTGCCGCGCTGGCGGTGGCGGTGGACCTGCAGGTGACCGCCTTCCAGCAGCGCGTGCTGGACGCGCTGATCGCCATTCCGTTCGGCGAGACGCGCAGCTATTCGCAGATCGCCGCCGCCGTCGGCAAGCCGGGTGCGGCGCGGGCCGTGGCAAACGTCTGCGCGACGAACCGGGTGGCGGTGGTGATTCCGTGTCACCGCGTGATCCACTCCGATGGCACGATGAGCGGTTATCGCTGGGGCAATCAGATCAAGAAGGCGCTGTTGCGGGTCGAGGGCGCGAACACGCCCCGCGGCGACGGCGCGCCGCCGGCGGCGGTCCGTCGCCGCGTCACGCGCTGATGGCCGGTCCGTCCGTCGTGCCGCCCTGGTCGCGGCGCGTGCGCATCCCGCTGCCAGCCGACGTCGACGTGCGATGGACGCTGCGGTACCTGGTGGTGCGCACGGTGGACTCGCTCGAGCGGATCGCTGGCGCGCAGTACCTGCGGAGCGTGCGCGACCACGCCAGCGGCCGGCACCTCCTCCTCGACCTGGCCCACGATGCGGATGGCCATGCGCTGCTGGCCCGCACCCGTCCCGCGCTGCCGGCGGCGGAGATCCGTGCGCTGGTGGAACGCAGCTTCGACCTCACCACCGACCTCGCCGCATTCCGGGCGCTGGTGATGCGGGACCGTGTGCTGGGGCCGATGCTCCGTGCGCGTCCGGCGTTGCGCTTGCCGCAGCTGCTCGACCCGTTCGAGGGGCTGATCCGCGCGGTGCTCGGGCAGCAGGTGAGCGTGGTGGGTGCGAGCACCATGACCGACCGGCTCGTGCGCGCGTTCGGCACGCCGCTGGCCGCGCACGACGCGGGTCCACCGATGTACGGCTTCCCGTCACCGGCGGTGCTGGCGGAGGCCGGTGCGGCAACGCTGCGCACCATCGGGCTCACGAACGCGAAGTCCGCGACGCTGCACGGCGTGAGTGTCGCTGTCGCGACCGGCGCCATCGACCTGGAGGCGCTCCGTGGCGCGCCGACCGACGAGGCGGAGGCGACGCTGGTCGCGCTCCCGGGCATCGGGCCGTGGACGGCACACTACGTCCGCATGCGCGCACTCGGTGACCGCGACGCATTTCCGGCCGCCGACCTCGGTGTGCTCAAGGCGATGGACAGCGCCGGCATCGCACGGCGGGACATCCTCGCGCGGGCCGAGGCGTGGCGCCCATGGCGCGCTTACGCCACGCTGCACCTCTGGGAGTCACTCGGAAAGCGCGAGTGACACCGGCGTGGTGCCGTCAGGCGCGCGAGCGGAGCGGCGGCATCACGACCAGCACCACGCCGAGCAGCGTGATCACAGCCGCCACCAGCATCAGCCCGGTGATGGACTCGTGCCCGATGGAGGCGCCGAGCAGCAGCGCGACGATCGGGTTCACGTAGGCGTACGTCGCGACGTGTGAGGTCTTCGACACCCGCAGCAGCCAGATGTAGGCGGTGAAGCCGAGCAGGCTGCCGAAGAGGATCAGGTACCAGAACGCGGCCCACGACCGGACCGAGATGGCGGCGAAGTGCACGTCGCGCCAGGCACCGGTGACGGTGCAGGCGATGGTGAGGAAGGCCCCGGCGACGAGCATCTGCAGCGCGCTGCCCATGAACGCGTTGGCGGGGCGCGGCAGCTCGCGGCCCAGCACGGAACCGGCACCCCAGCTCATGGCACCGAGCAGCACGAGCCCGACGGCGGCGGTGTCGATGTCGGCCGCGCCACCGCGCAGCGCCGCCACGATGCCGGGACCGGCGAGCAGGCCGAGCCCCGCGAGGCCGAGTGCCAGCCCGATCCACTCCTTCACCAGCGGCGGGCGCCCGCCGGGCCGGACGCTGGCCACGAGCACGATCCACAGCGGCGTGGTGGCGACGACCATGCTCGAGAGGCCGCTGGGAATCCGGTGGGCGTTGTACGCCACCATCCCGTTGCCGATCACCAGCAGCATGAACCCACCCAGCACGCCGCCCTTCCAGTGCGCGCGCTCGGGTGCCGGCGTGCCGGAGAGCCGCAGCACGGTGTAGAGCACGACCCCGGCCAGCGAGTGCCGTGCCGCGATCATCGGCCACGGCGGCATCGTCTCGGAGGTGATCTTCATCCCGAGGTAGGTACTGCCCCAGATGACGTAGAGTGCCGCGAACGCCGCGATCACCAGCAGGCGAGGGGGGGGAGCCGGTCGCTCGTGGGGCATGCCACGAAGCTAACCGGCCCGCGAAGCGCTCAGCTGATGACGCGCGTGGAGAGCGGCGTGAGGCGTTCCGGCGTGTTGCGGCCGTTGCCGCGCTGGCCGTGGCGCGCGAGGTACGGCATCACGTCGGCCGGCGGGAGCGGCGGGGAGAAGAGGTAGCCCTGCCCGAACTTGCAGCCGAGCTTCGCCAGCACCGCGTGCTGCGCCTCGCTCTCGATGCCCTCGGCCACCGTGCGCAGGCCGAGCGAGTTGCCGAGGGCGATGACGGCATTGGCGAGCGCGCTCGCGCCCGGCCCGTCGGCCACGCCCTCGACGAAGCTGCGGTCGATCTTCAGCACGTCCACCGGGAAGCGGTGCAGGTACGAGAGCGACGAGTAACCGGTGCCGAAGTCGTCGATGGCCAGGCGCACGCCGAGCGCCTTGAGCGAGGTGAGGATGCCGACCGTCTCCTCGCTGTTGGCGAGCAGCGTGCTCTCGGTGAGCTCGAGCACGAGCTGGTCGCGGCGGAGTCCCGCCACGCGCAGGGCGTTGGCGACGTCGTCGATGAGGTGCTCGTCGCCGAGCTGTCGCGCGGAGAGGTTCACGGTGACCGTCACCGGCAGCAGCTCGGGCAGGCTGCGGCTCCAGTGGCGGGCATGGGCGCAGGCGTGCAGCATGACCCAGCGACCGATGGCCACGATCAGCCCGGACTGCTCGGCGATCGGGATGAAGTCGGCGGGCGGGATGCGGCCGCGGCGCGGGTGGTCCCAGCGCACCAGCGTCTCGAGGCCGGTGACGGTGCGCGTCTCGAGGTCCACGATCGGCTGGTACTCGAGCTGCAGCTCGTCGCGCTCGATGGCGTAGCGCAGGTCGGCGAGGAGGTCGAGGCGTTCCACCACCTCCTCGTGCATGTGCGAGGCAAAGCGCTCGACACGCGCCTTGCCGCGGCGCTTGGCGAGGTACATCGCGAGGTCGGCGTTCCGCAGCAGGTCCTCGCCCGCCTCGGTGCCGGAGTTGATCGCGACGCCGATGCTGGCGGTGGAGAACGCCTCGCGGTTCTCGAGCGAGAACGGGCGGGCGAACGCCATCGAGATGCGCTCGGCCACGTGCATCGCCTCCTCGCCGTCCTCGTTGCATCCCTCGAGCAGCACCGCGAACTCGTCGCCCCCCAGGCGGGCAGCGGTGTCGCCGGCGCGCAGGCAGGCCCGCAGGCGGTCCGCGCCCTGCATCAGGAGCGAATCACCGGCGGCGTGGCCGAGCGAGTCGTTGATCTCCTTGAAGTCGTCGAGGTCGAGGAAGAGCACGGCCGTGCGGCGGCCGTCACGGGACGCCCGCAGCAGTGCCTGCTCCACGCGGTTGGTGAAGAGGGCGCGGTTGGCCAGCCCCGTGAGCTCGTCGTGGAAGGCGCGGTGCACGAGCTGCTCCTCGAGCGCCACGCGGTGCGACACGTCACGGGTGGTCAGCACCACCCCGCCGACGGTGGGGTCGGCGAGCAGGTTCACGGCCACGTTCTCCACGCGGCACCACGCCCCCGACGCACTCAGCATGCGCCAGTGCGTGGTGGCGGCCTTGCTGCCGGGCTTCGCGGCATCCGCGAGGAAGCCGAGCATGGGCACCACGTCGTCGGTGTGCACCAGGTCGCGGAGCGGCTTGCCCTCCATGTCCGCGATCTCGTAGCCGAAGACACGGTTGATCGCCGGGCTCACGTAGCGGATGGTGTCGGCGCCGTCGATGATCGTGATGAGGTCGGTGCTGTGCTGCACGAGCGACCGGAAGCGCGTCTCGCTCTCGGCGTGGGCGCGCGCGTTGCTGCGGCGCGCGTTCTCGCGCACGCTCACGGCCTGGCGCGCGATGACCATCAGCGTCATCAGGAACATCGCGCCGATGAAGGCGGTGATCTCGTGGTTGCCGGCGCGCAGCGAGAGGTCGGCCAGCATGGCGGCGCCGAGCACCACCGAGGTGTACGGGACCAGCGTGCTGCGGATCGCGGTGTCGGCACCGGCCGCTGACTGCGGGGCCGCCTCCACGGGACGGGTGTTGTACTCCATCAGGAGGCCGAGCAGCAACAGTGCGCGCCCGATGCACTCGATGGCGGTGGGTACGGCGGTGCCGGCGGTGATGTGCCATGACTCCACTGCAGTGCTCGCGAAGGCGAGCACCAGGCCCAGCCCCATCAGCGCGACGCCGCGCCGGTCCCCGCGACCGCCCAGCCGGTTCCAGACCGCTGCCACACTCACCACGCCGAGCAGCTCCAGCCCCGGCAGCAGCAGCAGCCCCGGCGACGTGCGCAGCCAGTGCACCACATCGCCCGTGGGATTCGAGAGCCGCATCAGGTACCAGGACAGCATGGCACCGAGGAAGAGGATCGCACCCACGTCGAGCGCGAACTTCAGGCGCTCCACCGGCCGGCGGAAGCTGGAGCGGAAGGCGAGCAGTCCTGCCACGGCCAGGGGCGCCGCCACCACGTGGCAGATCATCGTCCAGGCCGCGAACACGTCCGGCACCGTCACGAACGGCATCAGGCCCCACGCCAGCGCGGCCAGCGACTGGCAGACGAGCCCCAGCCCCACCAGGCGCCAGGCCGGTCGTGCCTTGCCCTGCCACTCCGCGCCGGCATTGAAGAACGCCACGATCGCGCTGGCGACGCTCGCCATCACCAGCCAGGCGTCACCCGGTGCCGAGCGGTGGCGCGGGTCGAGGGCGATGGCGACACAGGCCACGAACGACATGCCGATGGCGAGGATCGTGAGCCAGCGCGTCCAGCTCGACCAGCCGGTCCACGGCAGTCGCGTGCGCACGCGGTGGTGCCCGGTGCGTGTGTCGGGCGTGCGCCGCAGCGCGTCGAGGTCCGCCGCGTGCTGGCCCGGCTCCGCCGCCGGCGCCGGCGTCCGCCGGCGCAGGGCGCGGGCGTTGCTGAGCGCGGCCGGCTCGTTCGGCTGCCGGTTGCGCAGGATGCTCACCGCACGCCCGCAGCGGAATGGTCCAGCACCTGCGCCATGCGCACCGCCGCAGCGCGCAGCGCCTCCGCCGGCGCGATCAGCGAGACCCGGAACCAGCGCGCGCCGGCGTCGCCGAAGGCGAGGCCGGGCGTGATCATGACCTGTCCATCCATCAGCACGCGCTGCACCGCGTCCCACGGCTCGAGGCCGTCGGGGAGCGGCAGCCAGGCGTACATCGCGGCCTGCGGCGGCGTCACGTCCCAGCCGAGGCCGCGCAGCGTGTCATACAGGACGTCGCGCCGCTCGCGATAGGTGGCCACGATCGGCGGCAGCAGGGTGCGCACGTTGTCGAGCGCGTACGCCGCCGCGTGCTGGATCGGCATCGACACGCCGTAGCCCACGTTCGCGCGGTAGGCCAGCAGCGCATCGAGCGCGTCGGCGCGGCCGGCCACGAAGCCCACGCGCATGCCGGCCATGTTGAACGACTTCGAGCAGGAGTGGAACTCCACCGCGACGTCACGGGCCCCGGGCACCTCGAACACGCTCGGTGCCACGTGGCCGTCGTAGGTCAGCTCGGAATAGGCGAGGTCGTGCAGCAGCACCAGGTCGTGCCGGCGCGCGAACTCCACCAGCTCGGCCATGCCGGCCAGCGTCGTCACGGCGCCGGTGGGATTGTTGGGATAGTTGGCGATCAGCACCCGGGCGCGTGTCAGCACCTCGGCGGGGATGCTCTCCAGGTCGAGCTGCCAGCTCCGGGCCGGGTCCATCGGCACCAGGTGCACGTCGGCGCCGTGCATCAACGGCGCCCGCAGGTACACCGGGTAGCTGAGCGCCGGGGCCAGCACGGTGTCGCCGGGCCCGCAGAGCGTGGAAAGCAGCTCGGCGATTCCCTCCTTCGAGCCGGCCAGTGCAACGATCTCGCGTTCGGGATCGAAGGTCACCCCGAACCGGGCCGACATGAACCCGGCCGCCGCCGTCAGCAGCCGCGGGCTCCCGCGAAACGGCGGGTAGGGATTCATGGGAGCCGTGAGTGCCGCCTCGCGCAGGGCCTCGATGACGAGGGCCGGGGGCGGCTGGTCGGGACTGCCGATGCCAAGATCCAGGAAGTCGTGCCCGGCGGCGCGCGCCGCCTGTTTCCGGCGCTCGAGCTCGGAGAACACGTACGGCGGGATGGTGGCCAGCGTCGGCAGGATGTGGACGGGCACGGGAGTGCGGTGGAGGAACGTCCGGAAGGCGGGTGGGCACCAGGCCGGACGGGAACGCAGATGGGTGGGGCCGTACGGGTGCGACGCGCTGCCGCACACGCTCCGGTTGACGAACAATGACGATCCACGGACGCCGAGGAAAGCTCCTCGTCGTCCGAACAAATGAGACGCGCTGCGGTAACCGGCCGGGTTTCGTGAACCCGGCGGCGGCAGTTTTCGTTGGATCGGCATGTCGCGCGCCCGTCCTTCGGAGTATCGGTCCCTCGGGGGCCGGCACGACCGACACTTCCGGGTCGTCGCCGGCCACCGGACCGGTGTGGTGTCGTGGTGACCGCGCGGGCGGGCGCCTGCGCGGTCGTCCGACGGCTCGGCCCCTCCGGTACGGGGTATGTTCCGCCATGCGTGTGATCCAGATCCTGCTGCGTTGCCTGCCGCTGCTCCTGAGCTTCCGCCGCGACCGGCACCGCTGGCTGGTGGCGGGGCGCGGGGCGGTCCGGACGCCGGCGTTCCATGACGCCCGGGCCGAGCAGCTGGTGCACGTCCTCGCGAGCCTCGGCCCGACCTTCGTGAAGCTGGCCCAGCTCTTCGCGGGGCGGTCCGACATCATCCCCGAGCCGTACGTCAGCGCCCTCGGCACCCTCACCGACCGGGTGCCGCCGGTGCCGGCCGACCGGATCCGGGCCAGCCTGATCGACAGTTACGGCGCCCCGCCGGAGACGGTGTTCGAGCACTTCGACGTGGAGCCGCTGGCGGCCGCGTCGCTCGGGCAGGTGCACCGGGCGCGGGTGGACGGGCGGGAGGTGGTGGTGAAGGTGCTGCGCCCCGGCGTCGAGCGGCTGGTGTCGGGTGACATCCACGCGGCCCGCCGCATCCTCGACCTGGTGGCATCGCGCCTCAACCCGCCGCACGTGGCCGGCCTGCGCACGGTGCTGGACGAGTTCGAGCGCCGCGTGGCCGACGAGATGGACTTCCGGCAGGAGGCGCGCTACGCCACGCAGGTGCGTGCGAACTTCGCGAAGAACGCGGCGATCCGCGTGCCGGAGG
Encoded here:
- a CDS encoding methylated-DNA--[protein]-cysteine S-methyltransferase, whose product is MPLVQTVPIEQTRAERAVLRARALLDDAVAHGREGRIPLQELADAVEMSPAHLQRLFTQIVGASPAAYLRSRRAESFRRALRDARTVSAATFDAGYAASSRAYADATHHLGMTPSVYRRGGEGATIRWAAADTPLGRLVIGATDVGLCWVSLAASDAVLVGELAAEFPRATVVPDERGALAPMLEAVLARLRGDAAALAVAVDLQVTAFQQRVLDALIAIPFGETRSYSQIAAAVGKPGAARAVANVCATNRVAVVIPCHRVIHSDGTMSGYRWGNQIKKALLRVEGANTPRGDGAPPAAVRRRVTR
- a CDS encoding DNA-3-methyladenine glycosylase 2 family protein produces the protein MAGPSVVPPWSRRVRIPLPADVDVRWTLRYLVVRTVDSLERIAGAQYLRSVRDHASGRHLLLDLAHDADGHALLARTRPALPAAEIRALVERSFDLTTDLAAFRALVMRDRVLGPMLRARPALRLPQLLDPFEGLIRAVLGQQVSVVGASTMTDRLVRAFGTPLAAHDAGPPMYGFPSPAVLAEAGAATLRTIGLTNAKSATLHGVSVAVATGAIDLEALRGAPTDEAEATLVALPGIGPWTAHYVRMRALGDRDAFPAADLGVLKAMDSAGIARRDILARAEAWRPWRAYATLHLWESLGKRE
- a CDS encoding EamA family transporter, whose amino-acid sequence is MPHERPAPPPRLLVIAAFAALYVIWGSTYLGMKITSETMPPWPMIAARHSLAGVVLYTVLRLSGTPAPERAHWKGGVLGGFMLLVIGNGMVAYNAHRIPSGLSSMVVATTPLWIVLVASVRPGGRPPLVKEWIGLALGLAGLGLLAGPGIVAALRGGAADIDTAAVGLVLLGAMSWGAGSVLGRELPRPANAFMGSALQMLVAGAFLTIACTVTGAWRDVHFAAISVRSWAAFWYLILFGSLLGFTAYIWLLRVSKTSHVATYAYVNPIVALLLGASIGHESITGLMLVAAVITLLGVVLVVMPPLRSRA
- a CDS encoding EAL domain-containing protein, whose product is MSILRNRQPNEPAALSNARALRRRTPAPAAEPGQHAADLDALRRTPDTRTGHHRVRTRLPWTGWSSWTRWLTILAIGMSFVACVAIALDPRHRSAPGDAWLVMASVASAIVAFFNAGAEWQGKARPAWRLVGLGLVCQSLAALAWGLMPFVTVPDVFAAWTMICHVVAAPLAVAGLLAFRSSFRRPVERLKFALDVGAILFLGAMLSWYLMRLSNPTGDVVHWLRTSPGLLLLPGLELLGVVSVAAVWNRLGGRGDRRGVALMGLGLVLAFASTAVESWHITAGTAVPTAIECIGRALLLLGLLMEYNTRPVEAAPQSAAGADTAIRSTLVPYTSVVLGAAMLADLSLRAGNHEITAFIGAMFLMTLMVIARQAVSVRENARRSNARAHAESETRFRSLVQHSTDLITIIDGADTIRYVSPAINRVFGYEIADMEGKPLRDLVHTDDVVPMLGFLADAAKPGSKAATTHWRMLSASGAWCRVENVAVNLLADPTVGGVVLTTRDVSHRVALEEQLVHRAFHDELTGLANRALFTNRVEQALLRASRDGRRTAVLFLDLDDFKEINDSLGHAAGDSLLMQGADRLRACLRAGDTAARLGGDEFAVLLEGCNEDGEEAMHVAERISMAFARPFSLENREAFSTASIGVAINSGTEAGEDLLRNADLAMYLAKRRGKARVERFASHMHEEVVERLDLLADLRYAIERDELQLEYQPIVDLETRTVTGLETLVRWDHPRRGRIPPADFIPIAEQSGLIVAIGRWVMLHACAHARHWSRSLPELLPVTVTVNLSARQLGDEHLIDDVANALRVAGLRRDQLVLELTESTLLANSEETVGILTSLKALGVRLAIDDFGTGYSSLSYLHRFPVDVLKIDRSFVEGVADGPGASALANAVIALGNSLGLRTVAEGIESEAQHAVLAKLGCKFGQGYLFSPPLPPADVMPYLARHGQRGNGRNTPERLTPLSTRVIS
- a CDS encoding aminotransferase class I/II-fold pyridoxal phosphate-dependent enzyme — protein: MPVHILPTLATIPPYVFSELERRKQAARAAGHDFLDLGIGSPDQPPPALVIEALREAALTAPMNPYPPFRGSPRLLTAAAGFMSARFGVTFDPEREIVALAGSKEGIAELLSTLCGPGDTVLAPALSYPVYLRAPLMHGADVHLVPMDPARSWQLDLESIPAEVLTRARVLIANYPNNPTGAVTTLAGMAELVEFARRHDLVLLHDLAYSELTYDGHVAPSVFEVPGARDVAVEFHSCSKSFNMAGMRVGFVAGRADALDALLAYRANVGYGVSMPIQHAAAYALDNVRTLLPPIVATYRERRDVLYDTLRGLGWDVTPPQAAMYAWLPLPDGLEPWDAVQRVLMDGQVMITPGLAFGDAGARWFRVSLIAPAEALRAAAVRMAQVLDHSAAGVR